TATTACGCCATTGCCACGTGGCTGCCCACCTTCCTCAAGACCGAGCGCGGCCTGTCGGTGTTCGGCACCAGCTCCTACCTGGCGGTCACGATCATCGGCTCACTGGCCGGCTACGTGGCGGGCGCCTATGCCACCGATCGCTGGGGCCGGCGGCTCACGTACATCGTATTTGCCGCGGGAGCCTTCATCGCCGCGCTGGTCTACATGGTGATCCCGGTGTCCAACACGTCCATGCTGTTCCTCGGCTTCCCGCTGGGCGTGCTGATGCAGGGCGTGTTTGCCGGCATCGGCGCGACCATCGCCGAGTCCTATCCCAACGATGTCCGCGCCACGGGTTATGGCGTCTCGTACAACGCAGGCCGCGTGATCGGCTCGCTGTTCCCGCTGTCGGTCGGGTGGCTCAGTTCCGGGCACACCTCGCTGCCGGTTGCGATCGCCATTGTCGCTGGGGTTGGCTATGCGATGGTCGTGGTCGCCGCGGCGCTGCTGCCCGAAACCACCGGCATGGACCTGGAACAGGCCGGCGGCAGTGGCGGCAAGGAAGACCCCACGCCGCTGGCGCGGCCGGCGGGGACGGTGGCCTGAAGCTGCTGGCAGGTGCTGTCGGTGCCGTCAGCGCACCCATGCCGAAATCGCCGGCAGCATCAAACAGACCCCGATCCCGATCAGCACCCCGAACGCGACACGCCGCGTCGTGGTGGGCGAGAACGGCGGCGGAAAGCGGCGTCCGGACAGCATCGGACCCGCGGCCAGGTATGAGCTGCGCGTACAGCGCTGAATAACGTACGCAACCGGCAGGTGTTGTATGATGTTCGTGCAATGTACGCGTTACGCGTACAATGGCGAAAATTCGAACATCACATGTGATGCATACAACGCCCGCAGACAAGCAAATCCTGCTTCATGCTGCCGCCAGCGCCTTCCGTTCTGCGACTGCCCTGGGCGCGGACGCCGTGCCGGCATCAACGCGTTCCGACTTGCAGCCGGACGGCTCAATGCGTTTCGATCTGGGTGACGGAGGTATCTGCACCTTGCCTGTGACGGTGCGCCGTGCGGTGGATCGTTTCTCCGCCGTGTTCCCGATCGTGGAAATGCAGCGTCGACTTGGACAGAAGGTGCTGCTCGTCACGTCATACGTGTCACCCGACATGGCCGAGCGCCTGCGCAGCCATGACATCGCCTTTATCGATACCGCGGGCAACGTTTCGCTGCGCTTGCCCAATGCATTGTTATACGTGGTGGGTCGGCGCGCGCCGGCTGGCGGCGTGCCGCAGCGACGCGCACGGACCGCAAGCCCCAAGCAGCTGGAAGTCCTGTTTGCACTGATCGCGAACCCTGGGTTGCTGAGCGCTCCGTACCGGTCCATCGCCAACGCGGCCGGCGTTGCCCTGAGCACGGTCAATCTTGCACTGGACGACCTGCTCGAACGCGGCCTGGTAGGGGTAGGGGATGACGGCAAGCGCCGCTTCATTGACTGGGAGCGTGTCGTCGACGAATGGGCGACGCTTTATCCGCTGCGGCTCCGGCCGAAACTGGCGAGCAAGCGATTTAGCGCCATGCGGCCTGATTGGTGGCGGGGCATCGACCATCACCGATACGACGCCGTCCTTGGAGGCGAGGCGGCCGCAGAGAAGCTTGCGCATAATCTGCGGGCCGAGCGCATCACGCTGTACGCCAGTTCGGCGACGCCTCGCGAACTTATCCTCGACGCGAGGCTGAAGGCAGACCCTGGCGGCGAAGTGGAGATCGTGCAGCGCTTCTGGCCAGGGGCGTTTACGGCGACTGCGGTCGCGATGCCTGGTGTTGCGCATCCGGTGCTCGTGTATGCCGATTTGCTCGATACCGGAGAATCGCGCAATGTCGAGGCGGCGCGACAAATAAGAGAACAGTACCTTGCCCATCCTCCATGAAATTCCGGCGGCGCGGCCGATCGACGCCGAAAGCAGGGCCTTGCTGGGCGACCTGGACGCGGTCGCGCGACAGCTTGGCATCTCCTACTTCGTTGGTGGTGCGACGGCCAGGCAAGTGATCCTCGAGAATGTCTTCGGCAATCCGCCGGCGCGGCGCACGTACGATATCGACATCGGAATCTGCATTGCCGACTGGGCCGAGCACGAAGCGCTGCGTCGGCAACTGGTCGCTACCGGCCGATTTCAAACGGTCGACAAGAACGCGCACAAACTGACCTATCACCTCGGTGGCGAACGTGTGATGGTGCTCGATATCATTCCGTTCGGGGCCATCGAAAGGCCAGCTGCGAGCATCGCGTGGCCGCCGGCCATGGATACCGTGATGAACGTCGCAGGCTTTCGCCAGGCCTTCGATGCGGCGATCCGCATCGTGGTCGACGACGGACTGATTGTCGCGTTCGCCTCGCTGCCCGGGCTGGCGATGCTCAAGCTGCTGGCGTGGCACGACCGTCATCGCGACGACAGACGCGACGCCACGGACCTGTTGACCTTGTTATGCAGCTATGAATCAGCCGGCAATCAGGACCGGCTATACCAGCAGGAAGCTGCCCTGCTGGAGCAATATGGCTTTGACCTCGACATCGCCGCAGCAGCGCTGCTCGCGCGCGATGCCGCTGCACTGGCGCGCGGCGACACCGCAGTGACGAGGCAACTGGTTGCCGTACTTGGCGACGACAAGGTCTTTAGTCGGCTGCTCGAGCACATGGCGTTTGGCGAGCGCCAGCCAGTGCTCGGCGACAGCATGGACCCGAAGCGGGTCTATCCGCGCATGCAAGCGTTCCGGGCGGAATTCTTGGCAATGCTGGGATCCAAGCTGTCCTGAGCGGCGCCGCCGCCTGAGGCAAGGACGGCTTTCCTCAGCGCACCCACACCGAAATCGCCGGCAGCATCAAACTGACCCCGATCCCGATCAGCACCCCGAACGCGACACGCCGCGTCGTGGTGGGCGAGAACGGCGGCGGAAAGCGGCGTCCCAGCAGCGTGGCGATCACTACCACCGGCACCCCGACCGCGGCCTGCAGCCAGATCGCGGCATCGAGTTGCCCTTGCCAGGCCGAGAACAGGGTGCGCACGGACGAGGTCACGGTGAACACCAGGATCAGTGCGCAGCGGATTTCCACCGGCTTCATCGGCTGCCGGTAGAACTGGAAGATCAGCGGCGGCCCGGAGACGCCGAACATGCCGCTCAGCAGGCCGCCGAAGACACCGCTCATGAAGAAGCTGCCGTCGCCGGAACGTTGCGGCAGCGGTTCGGGTTTGAAGGCGGCGCTCAGGCCGCCGTACAGGATGACCGCGCCCAGCAGCAGCTGCAGCAGCGTGGCGGCGGTGCTGCTCAGGTATTCCAGCACCAGCACGCCGACCAGCACCGAAGGCAGGATGCCGATCGCCGCCGCGCCCACGGCGCGCCAGTCGATATGCTGGAACTTGCCGGGCAGCGCGCAGGCGCTGTTGGCCAGCGTCACCAGGCTGACCACGGCGGCCACGGTGGCGACGGGCGCCAGCCCCAAGCCGCTGGTGGCGCCCATCACGATCATGCCGAGGCCAAAGCCGGTCACCGTCTGGAAATAGGTGCCGGCACCGAGCAGGGCCTGCAGGCCCAGCAGCGGCAACAACAGTTCTGCCTTCATGCCGCCGCCTGCTCGCCCTTGGGTGCCTGCGCCGCGGTGGCTTGCGCCTGGATCACGGTGACGGCGATGACATGGAACACGTCGTCGGCGCTGCAGCCGCGCGAGAGATCGTTGGCCGGCTTGTTCAGGCCCTGCAGCATCGGGCCGATGGCCTTGGCGCCGCCGACGCGCTCGGCCAGCTTGTAGCCGATATTGCCGGCCTCCAGGCTGGGGAACACCAGCACGTTGGCGTGGCCGTTCACCTGCGAATGCGCCACCTTGCGCGCGGCGATCTCGGCGACGATGGCGGCATCGAGCTGCACGTCGCCGTCGATGGCCAGTCCCGGGCGCTGCGCGCGCACGCGCTCGGTCGCGGCCACGACCTTGTCGACGGCGGCATGGTGCGCGCTGCCGCTGGTCGAGAACGACAGCATCGCCACGCGCGGCTCGTCGTTCAGCAGGGCGCGCGCGCTGTCGGCGGCGGCCATGGCGATGTCGGCGAGGGCTTCGGCGTCGGGATCGACCACCAGTCCGCAGTCCGAGAAGATCAGCCCGCCCTTGAGCGTGTGGAACGGCTCGCACAGCATCATCAGGAAGAAGCTCGACACCAGCCGGAAGCCGGGCGCCAGACCGATCAGCTGGATCGCGTTGCGCACCACGTCGGCGGTGGTGTGGGCGGCGCCCGCGACCGAACCGTCGGCATGGCCCAGGCGCACCATCAGGTTGGCGAAGCACAGAGGATCCAGCACGGCGCGCCTGGCTTCATCGAGCGTCATGCCCTTTTTCTGGCGCAGCGCGAAAAGCTGCTGCGCGAACGAGGGCGTCAGCGCCGAGGTGGCGGGATCGACCAGCGTCATGCCGTCCAGCGCAATGCCGTGGATGGCCGCGGCGGCGTTGATCTGGCGCGGCTCGCCCACCAGCACGATACGCGCGATGCCCTCCTGCGTGGCGCGCTGCGCGGCCAGCAGGATGCGCGGGTCGTCGGCCTCGCACAGCACGATGCGGCGGGGCGCGGCGCGAGCGCGGTCGATGATGCGGAGGATGGGTTTCATGGTGGTTGGATGTGTAGAACGCAAAAAAGGGCCGGAGCCCTTGTCATGCTTGCGGTGTGCTCCCCTCTCCCGCGTGCGGGAGAGGGGCAGGGGGTGAGGGCAGGCGGTGGCACACCACCAGTCGGAACTTCGTGGGGATCCCGGCCCTCACCCCAACCCTCTCCCGCACGCGGGAGAGGGAGCACACCAATCGCAAGCGGGGCGCCTGTGCAAGCGCAAGCTCGGACTCAGACGTAGTCCTTGTACTTGTCCAGGTAACGCACCGGCTTGGCCAGCGCATCGCGGCGGAACGGGTCGCCCAGTTCGCGGGTGCACATGATCTCGATGATGGTGGTCTTGCCGTGGTTCATCTGCAGGTCGATGGCGCGCTTCAGTGCCGGGCCCACGTCTTCCAGGCGGTCCACCACGATGCCTTCCGCGCCCATCGCCTTGGCGATGCCGGCGAAGCTCTGGTTGTCGAGCTCGCCCGCGACGAAGCGGCGGTTGTAGAAGTCCACCTGGTTCTTCTTCTCCGCGCCCCACTGGCGGTTGTGGAACACCACCGCGGTCACCGGGATGTTGTGGCGCACGCAGGTCATGGTTTCCATCAGGCTCATGCCCCAGGCGCCGTCACCGGCGTACGACACCGCCGGGCGGTGCGGCGCCGCGACCTTGGCGCCGATGATGGTGGGGAAGGCGTAGCCGCAGTTGCCCCAGCTCATCGCCGCGAAGAAGCTGCGCGGCTTCTCGAAGCGCAGGTAGCTGTTGGCGACCGAGTTGATGTTGCCGATGTCGGTCGACACCATCACGTCCGCCGGCATGGCCTTTTCCAGCTCGCGCAGCACCTGGCGCGGATGCAGGTAGTGGCCGCCGGTGGGCGTGCGCTCGTTCTTCTGCTCTTCGATCATGTCGAGGCTGTACGGGTCGCGCTCGTGCGTCCACTCGTCCAGTTCCTTTTCCCACGCTGCCTTCTCGTTGGCGATCTCGGTGGCGCGGCCGTCGCGGGTGGCATCGCAGGCCAGCGTGCGGCCGGCCAGGCGCTGCGTCAGCGCGATCGCGGCAGCCTTGGCGTCGCCGCAGATGCCGACCGAGATCTTCTTCACCAGGCCCAGCATCTTGTGGTCGGCGTCGATCTGGATGATCTTGGCGTTCTTGGGCCAGTAGTCCATGCCGTGCTGCGGCAGCGTGCCGAACGGCCCCAGGCGCGAGCCCAGCGCCACCACCACGTCGGCGCGCGAGATCAGCTTCATTGCCGCCTTCGAGCCCTGGTAGCCCAGCGGGCCGCACCACAGCGGGTGGCTGGCCGGGAACGAGTCGTTGTGCAGGTAGCTGTTGACCACCGGCGCGCCCAGGCGCTCGGCCAGCGCCTTGCATTCTTCGACGGCATCGGCCATCACCACGCCGCCGCCGGAGATGATCACCGGGAACTTGGCATTGGCCAGCAGCTCCGCCGCTTCATTCAGGCTTTGCTCGCCGCCGGGGCCGCGGTCGAGGTGCTGCGGCTTCGGAATCTCGGCGGTGATCTTGCCGTAGAAGTGGTCGCGCGGGATGTTCAGCTGGGTCGGGCCCATTTCGGCCTTGGCGCGGTCGAAGCAGCGCGCGGTGAACTCGGCCATGCGCGCCGGGTTGGTGACGTGGCCCTGGTACTTGGTGAACTCCTGGAACATCGGCAGCTGGTTGGCCTCCTGGAAGCCGCCCAGGCCGATGCCCATGGTGCCGGCTTCGGGGGTGACGATCACCACCGGGCTGTGGGCCCAGTAGGCGGCGGCGATGGAGGTCACGCAGTTGGAGATGCCGGGGCCGTTCTGGCCGATCACCACGCCGTGGCGGCCCGACACGCGGGCGTAGCCGTCAGCCATGTGGCCGGCGCCTTGCTCGTGCACCACCGGGATCAGGCGGATGCCGGCGGGCGCAAAGATGTCCATCGCGTCCATGAAGGCCGAGCCCATGATGCCGAACATGTCGGTCACGCCGTTGGCGGCCAGCGTTTCGACGAAGGCTTCGGACGGGGTCATGGTCTGCGGGCCAGCCGGCACCTGGCTGTCCTTCGCGGCGGCCGAGCCACCGGAAACGGCGGGATTCGAGGTGGTTTCGAGGTCGCGCATGGCGTTTGTCTCCTGATGAGGGTGTTATAAAGTGGAACAAGGCGTTCCGGAAAATTGCTTGTTGGGGGAAATGTAGGCGGAAGATTTCCGTTGGTCAATAGAAAGTTTTGGTTTACGGAATGAAATTGATGAAAAATTGAGACAAACAGCCTATTCGAGTGCCTTGTACCGCATTTCCAAGACGATGGAAACCGGGAGATGAATGCCCGAAAGCCACCGGCAGGCAAGATGCCCAGCGGCGGCGGTCAAAAAATCGGGATGTCGTTCAGGCGGACCGCACGCGGATCGGTGCGTCCTGGTGCCGGCGGCTCAGTGAATGAAGCCGCCCTTGATGAAGCGCACGGGCTCGGCATCCATGCGCAGCAGCAGCGCCGTCAGCCCGTCGGCCACGGGCGCACGCTGCGCGTCGGCTGCCGGCGCCGAGACGCAGACCAGGTCTGCGTCGGACCATGGCTGTCCCGGCGTGCCGCGGGCGCGCAGCCAGCCGGCACGGTCGGCCAGCAGTTGGGTGCCGGCCAGCTGCGCGAGGGCTTGGCCAGAGATGGCTGCGACCGCCTGCCAGGCCTGCGTGGAGGCCGCGGTGCAGCCGGCGCGGAAGATCGGCACCTGCGCCGGCGGGCGGCCGTCTGGCGTGACCAGCACGGTCAGGAAGCGGGGATCGTCGAATGGCAGCGCGGTGGCGCTGTCGACCGCCACCAGCCGCACGCGCTGCCCGCCGCGCCATGCCGACAGGGCCACTGGCGCGGCGTCGCCACAGCGGACCGCCATCTCCGGCAGCTGCAGCGGTACCGGCCAATTGCCCGCGCTGCTGCTGCCGGCCGACAGTGCCTTCATGTAATCGATCACGGCCCAGGCTTCACGGTCACCGAGCTGGCCGCCGAAGGCGGGCATGGTGGGCCGTCCCTGCCGGTCGCGCATGCCGGCCAGCACGTGCCAGAACAGCTCGCCGTCGGCGCGGCGCGCCAGCAGCGGGCTGGCCAGCGTGGGCGGCCACTGCGCCAGGCTGGCGGCGAGCGGCCCTTCGCCGCGCCCGTCCGTGCCGTGGCAGCCGGCGCAGTGCTGCGCGTAGACGCGCGCGCCGAGGGCAATGGTGTCGACGGAAAAGCGCGCCGGGCTGGCGTGGAAGCTGGTAGGCGCGGCCGGCACGAACAGCAGCGAGGTGCTGGGCCACGGGGCCGCCGCCAGCGCCAGCGCGCCGGCAGCGAGCAGCACGCCGCGGCGGCGGCGCCAGGCCAGCGCCGACGCCATGGCCAGCCCGGCAACGGCCAGGGCGCACAGGGTCAGGCCGACCTGGCGTGCCAGGCCCAGGTCGATCAGCAGGGTTTCGCCCGCCACGCGCCTCGCCCACGGCCAGGCGGGCTGGCCGTGGCTGTCGCCGGTCAGGCCCAGCGCGTGCCAGAGCCACAGCAGGCCGCGCTGCAGCGCCTCGATCAGCGCCAGCAGGGCGTTCAGCCATGCCTGCGGCGGCGGGGCGCTCATCGGGCGGCCCGCACGGTAAAGTACGGCGTCATGCGTGTCTTCACCAGCTGGCGTCGAGCCCCAGCTGGCGCAGCGCTTCATGGCGCAACGCGGTCAGGCGCGCGTCACCGCGATGGCGCGGATAGGGCAGGTCGACGCGGATCTCGGCCGCGATGCGCGCCGGGCGCTGGCTGAACACAATCACGCGCTGCGCCAGGAACAGTGCCTCTTCCACGTCATGCGTAACCAGCAGCGCCGAGAAGCGCGAGCGCTGCCACAGCTCCACCAGGTCGCTCTGCATCGCCAGCCGCGTCAGCGAATCCAGCTTGCCCAGCGGCTCGTCCAGCACCAGCAGGCGCGGATCGTTGACCAGCGCGCGCGCCAGCGCCACGCGCTGCGCCATGCCGCCGGACAGCTGGTGCGGGAAGGCGCGCGCGAACGGTTCCAGCCCCACCCGGCGCAAGGCGTCGTCCACGCGATGGCGCTGCCGCACGAGGATGCCCTGCGCCTGCAGCCCGAGCGCAACGTTGTCCCAGACACGGCGCCACGGGTACAGCGTGGGATCCTGGAACACCACGATGCGCGAGGGATCGGGCTCGGTAATTGGCGTGCCATCCTGCCAGATCTCGCCCGACGCGGGCTGGTCCAGGCCCGCGACCAGGCGCAGCAGCGTGGACTTGCCGCAGCCGCTGGGTCCGAGCAGGGCGACGAATTCGCCCGGCGCGACGGCAAGGTCGACGTCGTCGAGTACCTGCAGCCGGTCGGCGCCGTTGCCGAACCAGTGGCTGACCTGGCGGATATCGATGCGGGCGCCGGCCCGCGCCGTAGTGCCGCCGGGGGCGGTGTCGGCGTGGTTGTCCTGCCGTTCGACCACGCTCACCATTTCACCGTCCCCTTCTGCCACGACAGCACGCGGTCGCGCGCCGCGAACAGCAGCGTGATCACGCCCGAGAACAGCAGCGCCATCACGATCAGCGCCGCATACATGTTGACGTACGAGGCCCAGCCCTGGGCCCAGGTCAGATACCAGCCCAGGCCCGACTTCACGCCCATCATTTCCGCGGTGACCAGCACCGAGAACGAGGCGCCCAGCCCCATGAACAGGCCGACGAACACCTGCGGCAGCGCGGCCGGGATCGCTGCGCGCAGCACCAGGAACCAGCCCGAGGCGCCGAGCGTGCGCGCGACGTCGTAATAGCTCTTGTTGACGCCGGCCACGCCCGACCAGGTCAGCACCGCGACCGGGAACGCCGTGGCCAGCGCAATCAGGAACACCGCCGCGGCATAGCTGGACGGGAAGAAGTAGAAGGTCAGCGGCAGCAGGGCGGTCGACGGCAGCGGCCCCAGCACGCGCAGCACCGGATGCACCCAGTAGCCGATGCGGCGCGACCAGCCGATCGACACGCCAACCAGAAAGCCCGCCAGTCCGCCATACGCGACGCCCAGCCCGAGCAGTTTCAGTGTGTTCAGCGCACTCTCGCCCAGCCGTTGCCAGTCGTCTGCGTACACCTCGATCAGCGCCTGCGGCGGCGCGAAGAAGGGCGTGGGCAGGATGGCGGTCTTGGCGGTCAGGATTTCCCAGGCCGACAGCGCGACGGGCAGCGCCACCAGCCACGGGCCGGCGGCCCGCAACGCGGCCAGCGGGCGTTGCGCCGGACGGGCCCGTGGGCCGGCCAGCGCCACCAGGGCCAGCAAGGCCGCGCCCGCCAGTGCCGCGATGCCCAGCTCCGCGGTATAGGCCCAGTCGCTGAAGCCGGCTGCCTGGTTGGGCCATTGCCACGTCAGGGCGCCGAACGCGGCCCATGCCAGCGCGGCGAGGATGCCGGTGGCCCAGACCGGAGCGGCGTTGCGTGTCGCGGCGGGCGCGTGCGGCAAGGGCGCCGCGGAAGGGTGGGGGCGCAGGCCCGGGTCGAGTGCGCTTTGGCTTGTCGTCATGGCATTACCCCAGCACATTGGCGTAGACGTGCTGCGCCAGGCGTTTGGCATCGGTGGACTTTTTCAGCACGCCGATGCGGCGGAAATCATCGGCATAGAACGCGATCTCGTCGCGCAGGTCGACGCCGGTCGGGTGGTGGGTATAGGTCAGCGTGGCATAGAGCTTGCGCAGGTCTTCCGGGTTGATCTTGGGCGAGTACCTGGCGAATACCTTCGCGGCCTCGTTGGGATTCTCGTTGACATAGTCGGTGGCCTGCACGATGGCGCGCGCCAGCGACGTCGCCGCGGGGCGGTCGTTGCGCACCAGTTCGCCGCGCGCGCCGACCACGCAGCAGACCTTGCGCGCGTACTCGCCGCTGAGGTTGGTGGCCAGTTCCACGTAGGCGCCGTGGGTGCGCTTTTCCAGCAGGTAGAGATTGGGGTCGCCGTCGGCGATGGCCTGGATCTCGCCCTTGTCGACCGCCACGCCCAGCAGATCGGCGGGGTACTGGCGCCAGCTGACGTCCTTGTCGGGGTCGATGCCGTGCTTGGCCAGCAGGATGGTGAAGAAATGCTTGCCCGGCGCCGCCAGGTCGCTGACGCCGACGGTCTTGCCCTTGAGCTGCTGCAGCGTGGTGACGCCCGCGGCCTTCGCCCCCACCAGCCGCACGCAGCCGCCGTGCGAGCTGCCGATGATCTTGACGTCGAAGCCGGCTTCGAGCGGCTTGAGCCAGCGATGGATCATGCCCACCGCGGCATCGGCCTTGCCGGTGGCGATCGACTCCAGCAACTGGTCGGTCGAACCGCTGTAGTTGATCAGGTCGACCTGCAGGCCGTTCTTCTCGAAGAAGCCCTTTTCCTGCGCCACCACCACCGGCGTCAGGCAAAAGGAATTCTGGTTCCAGGCGAAGGTCAGCTTGCGCGGCGCCGACCAGGCCTGCCGGCCCAGGATCAGCGCGGGCGCGGCCACCGCCGCGGCGCCGGCAAGCCTGAGCGCGCGGCGTCGGCGCGGGTCGGCAGGGTTGCTATGGTTCTGGCTCATGTGGGATTCCCGTCTTCGTGGGGTGATGGGGTGCTTGCGCTCAGGCGGCCTGGCGCTGCGTGGCTGCCGTGGCGTCGTGCTGCGCCACCAGTGCGCGCACGCGCGGGATCAGCTCGCGGCCGTAGTCGATGGCGTCTTCCAGCGGGTCGAAGCCGCGGATCAGGAAGGTGGTGACGCCCAGCTCGTAGTAGGCCAGCAGTGCCTGCGCGACCTGCTCGGGCGTGCCGACCAGCGCGGTGGAGTTGGAGCGTCCGCCGGTCTCGCGCGCGATCGCGGTCCACAGTCGCTGGTCGACACGGTCGCCCTGTTCGGCCGCCGCCAGCAGCCGGCGCGCCCCTTCGCTCTGCTGTGGGCCGCCGCGGCTGTAGCCGGCCTGCACGCGCAACGCGCGCGTGCGTTCGAGGATGCGGTCGGCGCGGGCCCAGGCCTTGTCTTCGGTGTCGGCCAGGATCGGGCGGAACGATACCGAGAAGCGCACCGTGCGGCCGTGCCGCGCGGCTTCGGCGCGCACGCGGGCGGTCAGCTCGCGCACCTGGTCGAGCGACTCGCCCCATAGCGCGTAGACGTCGGCATGCTTGCCGGCAACCGCCAGCGCGGCCGCCGACGCGCCGCCGAAATAGATCGGCACATGCGGCTGCTGCGCGGGCTTGACCTCGGAAAAGCCCTGGGTAAAGCGGTAGAACTCGCCTGCGTGGTCGAACGGCGTGGCCTCGGTCCAGATGCGGCGCAGGATGTGCAGGTATTCGTCGGTGCGCGCATAGCGCTGGTCGTGGTCGAGGAAGTCGCCGTCGCGCTGCTGCTCGCTGTCGGAGCCGCCGGAGATGAAATGCACGCCCAGGCGGCCGCCGCTGAACTGGTCGAGCGTGGCGATCTGGCGCGCGGCCAGCGTCGGCGCGGTAAAGCCGGGGCGGTGCGCCAGCATGAAATGAATGCGCTCGGTCACGCTGGCGGCATAGGCAATGGTCAGCGTCGCCGACGGACCGGCGGAGTGGTGCGGAACCAGGATGCGGTCGAAGCCGGCCTGTTCGTGCGCCTGGGCGAACGCGCGCACGTAGTCGCGATCGATCACCGGCCCTGACGGGGGATGGATCTCGGACTGCTTCTGGCTCTGGATCATGCCGATGAAATCGACGCTCATGTGCGTGCTCCTGAAGTCGGTGTCGGGTTGCATTGGGCTGAGGCAGAAAGTACGACAGCGGCGCGGCTTCGCTAACGAATAAAAACGACGCTCCATATTCAATAAGCATCGTTTTCGCCGGGCAGCGGCGGCGCTACGCTAGGCGGCATTCGATGCGCACCGCGCGCTAATCTTTTCCGGAGTCCTGTTCCATGTCCCTGA
The sequence above is a segment of the Cupriavidus sp. MP-37 genome. Coding sequences within it:
- a CDS encoding ABC transporter substrate-binding protein is translated as MSQNHSNPADPRRRRALRLAGAAAVAAPALILGRQAWSAPRKLTFAWNQNSFCLTPVVVAQEKGFFEKNGLQVDLINYSGSTDQLLESIATGKADAAVGMIHRWLKPLEAGFDVKIIGSSHGGCVRLVGAKAAGVTTLQQLKGKTVGVSDLAAPGKHFFTILLAKHGIDPDKDVSWRQYPADLLGVAVDKGEIQAIADGDPNLYLLEKRTHGAYVELATNLSGEYARKVCCVVGARGELVRNDRPAATSLARAIVQATDYVNENPNEAAKVFARYSPKINPEDLRKLYATLTYTHHPTGVDLRDEIAFYADDFRRIGVLKKSTDAKRLAQHVYANVLG
- a CDS encoding LLM class flavin-dependent oxidoreductase, which codes for MSVDFIGMIQSQKQSEIHPPSGPVIDRDYVRAFAQAHEQAGFDRILVPHHSAGPSATLTIAYAASVTERIHFMLAHRPGFTAPTLAARQIATLDQFSGGRLGVHFISGGSDSEQQRDGDFLDHDQRYARTDEYLHILRRIWTEATPFDHAGEFYRFTQGFSEVKPAQQPHVPIYFGGASAAALAVAGKHADVYALWGESLDQVRELTARVRAEAARHGRTVRFSVSFRPILADTEDKAWARADRILERTRALRVQAGYSRGGPQQSEGARRLLAAAEQGDRVDQRLWTAIARETGGRSNSTALVGTPEQVAQALLAYYELGVTTFLIRGFDPLEDAIDYGRELIPRVRALVAQHDATAATQRQAA